The DNA sequence TGTTCCACCCGCTGTTGAGCGCATCCCAGCTGTTGCGCATAGCGCCCAGCCAGGGATAGCGCTGGTACATGGAACCGGCGATATCCTCTGACGCCAGCGAGTCGGCGATGCCTTCTTCCACCCGCGCCGGATCCACCGCGCCGGTCGGGTCCACCCGGATCCAGCCCTTCTTCGCGATCCACACCTCGGCCCAGGCATGGGCCTCCTGCTGGCGCACCACGTAGTACTCGTCCAATGGGTTCTGGCTGCCGCCCTGGTAGCCGATCACCACGTGGGCGGGGATGCCGGCGGCGCGCATCAGGAACACGAACGCGCCGGCGTAGTGCTCGCAGAAGCCGCGGCGGGTCTGGAACAGGAACTCATCCATGCGGTTGCCGCTGGTGAGAGGCCCCGGCTGCAGCGTGTAGTGGAACGGCTGGTCGTGGAACATGGCGAGGGCGTCGCGCACCACCTCCTCGGGGGAGGCGGCCGAGGCGCGCCACTGCGCTGCCAGGCTGCGGGTCTCGGGGTCGCCGCCGCGCGGCAGCGCCAGGTCCCGGTGCAGCATCCAGCGCGGTGTCTCGGCGCCGTAGCGGGAGCGGGTGTTGGAAGTCACCTCATAGAGCTTGCGCTCGGTGACGGCGCCGCGGGCCTGCACCTCGTAGCTCGCCGAGAGCTGGGTCTCTGCCGGCAGCTTCACCGGCAGGTCGAGGGTGTAGAGCAGCGGCAGGTTGTTCGGTTCCAGCGTCACCTGGTAGTGGATGGGCGCGCCGCTGCTCACGGCGCTGGGCTCGCCGCGCCAGGGCAGGTTGCCGCTGCTCCAGGTCTTGCCGTCGTACTCGTGCAGCACCAGGGCGCGCCAGTAGAGCTGGTTGCGCGGCGGTGCCGGGCCATCGAACTTCACGTGGAACGCCACCTCGTCGGACTGCGCGAGCTGGCTCAGGTCCCCCGGCGACATGCTGGTGGTGAGTCCGGTCAATCCGGCGTGCTTGATGGAGCCGAAGCCCCACAGCGGCCCCGAGATGCGCGGGAACAGCAGGAACAGCGCTGCCGCCATGGGCAGTGCCGGCAGGAGGAAGCGCGACACGCCGCGCACCGCCGTGGCGAAGCTGCGTTCCGGGTCCGGGTGCGCCACGTTGAGCAGTGCCACGGTGGCGAGCCATACCGCCGGCAGCATGTAGAGCGCGAGCTCGATGTTCTGGTCGTAGAGGAAGTTCGCGATGCCCAGGAAGTAGGCGATCACCACCAGCATGAAGTAGTCCCGCAGGCCCTTGGCCTCCATGAGCTTGAGCATGGCCAGCAGCAGCAGCAGCGCGGTGCCGGCCTCCGGGCCGTTGAGCGTATGGAATGTGGCGAGCACGCCGGCGAAGCAGAGCAGTGCCAGCGCGTAGCGCGGGTAGCGTCCCGGCAGCTTCCAGCCGCGCTGTTCCACGAGTACGCGCCAGGCCGCCAGCAGCGATGCACAGATGCTGATCCAGGGCGCGAGGTGCAGCGCGTGGGGCGCGGCCATCACCGCCAGCGCCAGCAGCGACCAGCCGAGGCGCTGGCGCTCCAGGCTGCGCTCCTCTTCCATGGGCATGATCACCGCGCTCACGCCGCTTCCTCTTCGTCGGCGATGGAGATGCCGTGCAGCGCCAGCGCCTCCAGGCAGCGCAGGCGCTGCTCCTCGCCGGCCGCCGGCGGGAACACCGCCCCGGGGAGCTTCATGCCATAGGCCATGCCGGCGGCATGGGCGTTCAGCACCCAGCGGCACAGCACCGAGAGGCGGGTCTCGTCGTCGAGCCCGGCGAGGTCCGCCCAGTCGAACCAGCGGGTCTGCTGGCCGGTGCCCGAGAAGCGCTTGGTCAGGAGTTCCTGCTGGCGGCTCGAGGCCTTCCAGGCGATGCGACGCGGCGAATCGCCGCGCTGGTACTGGCGCAGGCCGCTGAAGTCGTCCTCGCCCTGGTCGTTGGGCTTGCCCAGGCCCTGGCCGCCCAGCGGCTCCGGCAGGGGCGGCGCCTGTTCCGCGGGTGCGGGATACACCAGCACCTTCCAGTCCATGTAGATCCAGCTCCAGGGACGGAACAGGCCGAAGGGATAGCTGCTCTCCAGCGCCAGGCGCCCGAGCGGCTGCCAGCCGCGGCGGGCGGTGGCGAGCGGCACCGGCGCCAGGTTCTGGCCCGCCGCCGGCACGTCGCTGGTGATGGTGCGCTCGTCCTGCTCGGCGCTCAGGGTCACGGCCACGCGCGCGTGACGGCCCGGGTTGTGCACCGCCACGTGGAAGCGCGCGGTCTCGCCCGCGAACACGGGCTCGGCATGGGCCGCCACCAGCTCCAGGCCCAGCAGGTTGGAGTGCGACGCGTGCATGGCGATGACCGCGAGGGAGGCGAGCAGGAAGGTCAGCATGAAGCCCATGCTGTTGGCGTAGTTCATGGAGCCGAGCAGCATCACCAGCAGGGTCAGGCCGAACAGGAAGCCCTGCGGCGTGGGCAGGATGTACAGCCGCCGCTGCACGATCGTGACACGCCGTCCGTCCGGGCCCTGGCGGCTCTTGGCCCATTCCCGGATGCGGCGGCGGAGATACGCGCGCGCCTTGGCGAACATGGCTTAGGGGATCGGGACGGCTTCGAGCAGTTCACGCGCGAGCTGCGCCGCCGGCGGCGCCTCGCGGCCGCCGCGCGGATGCAGCCTATGGCCCGCCACGCCCGGCAGCACCGCCTGCAGGTCCTCGGGCAGCACGCCGCTGCGGCCCGCCAGCAGCGCCCACACCTGGGCCGAGTGCTTGAGGCCGAGCGCCGCGCGCGGCGACAGGCCGTTCTCGAAGCGGTTGCCCTCGCGGGTGTAGCGCACCAGCGCCTGCAGGTAGTCGAGGAGCGCGTCCGAGACGTGCACGCGCGAGGCGGCCTCGCGCAGGGAGGCGAGGTCGCGCGGCTCCAGCGCGGGCTTGAGGTCCGCCAGCACCTCGCGCCGGTCGCGGCCGCGTAGGAGGTCGCGTTCCGCGTCTTCGCCCGGGTAGCCGAGCTCGATGCGCATCAGGAAGCGGTCCAGCTGAGACTCCGGCAGCGGGAAGGTGCCCACCTGCTGCAGCGGGTTCTGGGTGGCGATCACGAAGAACGGCTGCGGCAGCGCGCGGGTCTCGCCGTCCACGGTCACCTGGCGCTCTTCCATGGCCTCGAGCAGGGCGCTCTGGGTCTTCGGGGTGGCGCGGTTCACCTCGTCGGCGAGGATGAGTTGGGCGAAGATCGGTCCGGGGTGGAAGCGGAAGCTCTCGCTCTGGCGCTCGAAGATGGAGGCGCCGATGATGTCGGCGGGCAGGAGATCGCTGGTGAACTGGATGCGCTGGTAGCTCAAACCCAGCACCCGCGCCAGCGCGTGGGCCAGCGTGGTCTTGCCTACGCCCGGTATGTCCTCGATGAGGAGGTGCCCGCCCGCCAGCAGGCAGGCGATGCAAAGGCGGATCTGCGCGTCCTTGCCGAGCACGATGCGGTTGGCTTCCGCCAGCGCCTGCTCCAGCTTGCGCATCTGTGCGGCGTATTGGGCCGGCTGCAGGCGGCTCTCCGCCGCCACTGCCCGCGTGTCCGCGACCATAACTACCTCCGGTTAGACCTTATGCCAAAAGACCCGGGCAGTCCATGGACTGCCGGGCGGCGGGGAAGTTCCGCGCGGGGCTTGGGTCTTCAGCGCGCTTCCGGCTTGCGCTTGCCCTGGGAGCGGACGAAGGGCTCGATGCCGGCGGCCCGCAGCAGCTCCTTGTGGATGCGCGAGACGCGCTCCACCTGGCCCTTGGCGGGGAAGCGCTCGTAGAAGCCCTCGGCCCGGAACATGCGCTTCTGCTCGGTCCAGGGCGCGAGACGCTTGGTCCAGCGCTCCAGCCGGCCGTTCTCCGGCGTCGCGTCCTGCGGCGCCAGGTCCGCGCACACGCGCAGCTGGGCCTTCAGCGTCACCGAGGTGGTGATCATGTAGGAGTTGTGGCCCCAGGCCTCGCCCCAGACCGTCTCGGCCGCCTTGAGGAAGTCGCGCACCACCCGGTAGAAGCGCTCTGCCTCCTTGTCGTCGGCGCCGCGCCGCTCGATGGACTTCCAGTCTGCGCTGATCCAGCGGTTGAGCTCGTTGAACAGCTCCGCCTGCAGGATCCACTTCTGGCGCTGGGCGCGGCCGCCCAGGCGGTTGATGCGGTAGCGCAGCGGGCTGTCGCCGCTGGAGTAGAGCTTCTCCACGATGCGCGCGGCGAACTTCTTCTCCGGCGCCGCCCAGGACACGCGCTCGTACAGGTCGATGAGGTGGCTCTTGTTGATGCGCGTCGGGGTCGAGTTGATGATGACGAACATCTCGGTGGCGAAGTCCTCGCTGCGCCCGTCGAAGATCACGCAGGGCACGCTGATGGTGCGGGCCTCGCCCGGGCGGTCCTTGCGGTAGAAGTTCAGGGCCGCCAGGCGGTGCTGGCCGTCGATGATGAGGTACTTGCCCTTGGGCTCCTGCAGGTGGCCGACGCTCTCGAAGCCCTGCATGGGATCGAAGTCCAGCCGCTCGTTGGTGAACAGCAGCACGGTGCCGGGGATCGGCGGCTGGCTGGCGGCGGTCTCGTAGAAGTTCTTGAGGGCCGCCACCTTGGCGCGGCCCAGCTGGCGCTGGAAGGCCTTGTCGGAGTGCTCGATGTGCCCGATGAACTCGGCGATCTCGTCGCCCTCGGCCGGCTTCTCCGGGGCGATCTGCTCACCCTCGCCGTAGAAGCGGCTGATGAACTGCACCTTGGCCAGCAGGTCCTCCACGGGATAGGCCGCGAAGTAGAACACGCCGTCTTTCTGTCGGACCTGGGTCGCCAGCATGGGGGCCTCCGGTAGGGGGCAACATCATAAACTGCACTACCCCCCGGGGTACACCGGAAGCCCGAGCCGGTTACGGGGTGGTTGCCGCCGTGCCGAGGTTCAGGGCCTGCACCAGGGCATGGGTGAAGCGGGCCCGCGCGCGCATGTCCAGGTGCGAGCCATCCGGGCAATAGAAGCCCCTGAGTGCGGGCGCGTCCTCGAAGTTCAGGGCGGGGGCCGCCACGGCGGCCGTGAAGCGGTCCCAGAACAGGGCCCGCGGGAAGCGCTTGTCGTCGATGAGCCGGATGTAGCCGCTGGTGGGATAGGTGGCGTAGATCACCTTTCCACCGTGGGACTGGATGGCGCGGGTCATCTCCGCCATGGCCGGCAGGGACTCCAGGAACAGCCGGTCGTCGAAAGGCGGCAGCGCGGCGATGCGGGCGGCGAAGTCCCGCTCGATGTCCCGGTAGGAGCGTCCCTCCGTCGGTACCGCCTGCCCCAGGTTGCGCATGATGCGGCCATAGTAGAAGGCCGGCTGCGGCACCCGGCTGTAGTCCGCCAACACCTCCCGGTCCGGCAGCATCCGCAGGTACTGGGGCGTGGGGCCCTTGTGCAGGATGCGCAGGCGCAGGGCCGTGAGCGGCCGGGTGCCGTCGGCATAGCTGCGCAGGTGCCCGTGCAGGAAGTCCGCGAGCCAGGCCTCGCTGCGCTCGAAGTCCGGCAGTCCGAGTCCCTGCTCGTAGGCGCGTTGGTAGTCATAGGCGGCGTCCCGCTTCGCGGGCACCGTCAGCACGTTCTGGGCGAAGTCCACCAGTACCGTGCCCGTGATGCGCGGATCACCCGCCAGGCCCTGGAGCACCGGCACGAAGGAGCTGCCGTCCACCGCGAGCTGCACGGGCTCGAGTCCCGTCTCGCGTCGCAGCGTGTCCAGGTCCGTGTCCAGCAGCACGCGGGAGCTGCCCACCAGGATCAGCGCACGGCTGCCCAGGTGGGCCGCGCGCTCGCGTTCGCGCATCCACAGGCCCGCCGAATCGATGACGCTGGGCTTGAAGCCGCGCGCCCCCAGGCGCAGTTCCATCACGCCCATGAAGGCGGCCAAGATCGCGAGTCCACCGCCCAGAACTATGCCCCAGTGCAACCGGGGCAGGCGTTGTTGCATAAAGTTATTGGAAGAATTACTTATGGAATTCAAAGTCGCAATACATCTGCGCGACTAGCGCGGTTCGATTACTAATATGGTCCCATGCTCGTATGTACGCCAAATCTATATGGC is a window from the Gammaproteobacteria bacterium genome containing:
- a CDS encoding DUF3488 and DUF4129 domain-containing transglutaminase family protein — its product is MSAVIMPMEEERSLERQRLGWSLLALAVMAAPHALHLAPWISICASLLAAWRVLVEQRGWKLPGRYPRYALALLCFAGVLATFHTLNGPEAGTALLLLLAMLKLMEAKGLRDYFMLVVIAYFLGIANFLYDQNIELALYMLPAVWLATVALLNVAHPDPERSFATAVRGVSRFLLPALPMAAALFLLFPRISGPLWGFGSIKHAGLTGLTTSMSPGDLSQLAQSDEVAFHVKFDGPAPPRNQLYWRALVLHEYDGKTWSSGNLPWRGEPSAVSSGAPIHYQVTLEPNNLPLLYTLDLPVKLPAETQLSASYEVQARGAVTERKLYEVTSNTRSRYGAETPRWMLHRDLALPRGGDPETRSLAAQWRASAASPEEVVRDALAMFHDQPFHYTLQPGPLTSGNRMDEFLFQTRRGFCEHYAGAFVFLMRAAGIPAHVVIGYQGGSQNPLDEYYVVRQQEAHAWAEVWIAKKGWIRVDPTGAVDPARVEEGIADSLASEDIAGSMYQRYPWLGAMRNSWDALNSGWNNWVLAYGPELQAKFFNKVGLRYGDWLQLALVLGGLVGGLMALYWLYLVWERRPPPLPPVAREYARFCARLARLGLPRAAYEGPLDYAARVTAARADLAGEVMAITGCYVELRYEERGDARGLRRLVRSFKPPRRPSR
- a CDS encoding DUF58 domain-containing protein, with amino-acid sequence MFAKARAYLRRRIREWAKSRQGPDGRRVTIVQRRLYILPTPQGFLFGLTLLVMLLGSMNYANSMGFMLTFLLASLAVIAMHASHSNLLGLELVAAHAEPVFAGETARFHVAVHNPGRHARVAVTLSAEQDERTITSDVPAAGQNLAPVPLATARRGWQPLGRLALESSYPFGLFRPWSWIYMDWKVLVYPAPAEQAPPLPEPLGGQGLGKPNDQGEDDFSGLRQYQRGDSPRRIAWKASSRQQELLTKRFSGTGQQTRWFDWADLAGLDDETRLSVLCRWVLNAHAAGMAYGMKLPGAVFPPAAGEEQRLRCLEALALHGISIADEEEAA
- a CDS encoding AAA family ATPase → MRKLEQALAEANRIVLGKDAQIRLCIACLLAGGHLLIEDIPGVGKTTLAHALARVLGLSYQRIQFTSDLLPADIIGASIFERQSESFRFHPGPIFAQLILADEVNRATPKTQSALLEAMEERQVTVDGETRALPQPFFVIATQNPLQQVGTFPLPESQLDRFLMRIELGYPGEDAERDLLRGRDRREVLADLKPALEPRDLASLREAASRVHVSDALLDYLQALVRYTREGNRFENGLSPRAALGLKHSAQVWALLAGRSGVLPEDLQAVLPGVAGHRLHPRGGREAPPAAQLARELLEAVPIP
- a CDS encoding DGQHR domain-containing protein — its product is MLATQVRQKDGVFYFAAYPVEDLLAKVQFISRFYGEGEQIAPEKPAEGDEIAEFIGHIEHSDKAFQRQLGRAKVAALKNFYETAASQPPIPGTVLLFTNERLDFDPMQGFESVGHLQEPKGKYLIIDGQHRLAALNFYRKDRPGEARTISVPCVIFDGRSEDFATEMFVIINSTPTRINKSHLIDLYERVSWAAPEKKFAARIVEKLYSSGDSPLRYRINRLGGRAQRQKWILQAELFNELNRWISADWKSIERRGADDKEAERFYRVVRDFLKAAETVWGEAWGHNSYMITTSVTLKAQLRVCADLAPQDATPENGRLERWTKRLAPWTEQKRMFRAEGFYERFPAKGQVERVSRIHKELLRAAGIEPFVRSQGKRKPEAR